The Gemmatimonadota bacterium genome window below encodes:
- a CDS encoding copper-translocating P-type ATPase has product METIDPLRAAGPDSIRNVALSLTGMNCVACARSIERGLSEAPGVLEASVSFATERAELVLAAGDAGVSGRLDGLRKIVEELGFGVVGEVDLDEAARDRAQEEERSAELSRETRLLRIAAAFVLPLFALSMGRDFSLLGAWSHLPSVNWLLFALAAPVQILLGRAHYVGGWRSLRRGSANMDVLVAIGSTVAFVYSVVVAGAVSGGSNAAGTHVYFETAALILVLVRLGRTLELKARGETGRAVSELLRLTPPTARLVDADGEEREVEIGSLAVGDLISVRPGERIPADGLIEHGSSSIDESAVTGEPLPAEKATGDRVTGGTINLFGALRFRAEAVGENTVLSQVVSAVRAAQASRPPIQMMVDRVAAVFVPAVLVVAALTFAVWWWAPGAELGEAVVRSVAVLVVACPCAMGLATPTAVTVATGRGAGLGILYRDAAALETTRAIRHVAMDKTGTVTLGRPELLELRAVDDDEDRLLGIAASVEASSEHPLARAVVTAARERGLDLVEAEGFKAHAGLGVEATLPPGRALVGSVRFLAQNGVSADMLDDARAAAEADGHGVLFVALDGRLVGMASVGDQVAPGSQEAVSELRRRGVDVTLLTGDREATARRVAFEVGIEDVEADLLPTEKAERVNELRRRHRSVAMVGDGINDAPALAAADLGIAMGGGADIAIESADITLVRNDLRSVPGALALGRATVRVIRENLFWAFLYNVALIPLAAGALHPLTQLPDALRALHPAFAAGAMAMSSLCVVGNSLRLRRIALARRSPSNG; this is encoded by the coding sequence ATGGAAACGATCGATCCCTTGCGAGCCGCTGGTCCCGATTCGATCCGGAACGTCGCGCTCTCCCTCACGGGCATGAACTGCGTCGCTTGCGCGCGGAGCATAGAGCGCGGTCTGAGCGAGGCTCCGGGTGTGCTTGAAGCCAGTGTGAGCTTCGCCACCGAGAGGGCGGAGCTGGTGCTGGCAGCCGGAGACGCGGGTGTTTCCGGGAGGCTGGACGGACTTAGGAAGATCGTCGAAGAGCTGGGATTCGGCGTGGTGGGCGAGGTCGATCTCGACGAGGCGGCCCGGGACCGGGCTCAGGAAGAGGAACGCTCGGCCGAGCTTTCCAGAGAGACCAGACTGCTTCGGATCGCGGCTGCGTTCGTCCTTCCGCTCTTCGCACTCTCGATGGGGCGCGATTTCTCTCTTCTGGGCGCATGGAGCCACCTGCCCTCGGTCAACTGGCTCCTCTTCGCACTGGCCGCGCCGGTCCAGATCCTGCTAGGGCGAGCGCACTACGTCGGTGGATGGCGCTCCTTGCGCCGGGGCTCCGCGAATATGGATGTTCTCGTGGCGATCGGCTCCACCGTGGCCTTCGTCTACTCCGTGGTGGTCGCGGGTGCCGTCAGCGGGGGCTCGAACGCCGCCGGGACTCACGTCTATTTCGAGACCGCCGCTCTGATTCTGGTCCTGGTCCGTCTGGGCAGGACTTTGGAGCTCAAGGCTCGAGGAGAGACCGGTCGGGCGGTGTCGGAGCTGCTCCGTCTGACCCCGCCTACGGCTAGGCTCGTGGACGCCGACGGCGAGGAGAGGGAGGTGGAGATCGGGAGTCTGGCTGTCGGCGACCTGATCTCGGTTCGACCCGGCGAGCGCATCCCCGCCGACGGCCTGATCGAGCACGGGAGTTCCTCCATCGACGAGAGCGCCGTGACCGGCGAGCCGCTTCCTGCGGAAAAAGCGACCGGCGACCGGGTGACGGGCGGAACGATCAACCTCTTCGGCGCGCTCCGCTTCCGGGCGGAGGCCGTGGGCGAGAACACCGTGCTCTCCCAGGTCGTCTCCGCCGTGCGCGCGGCGCAGGCGAGCAGGCCCCCGATCCAAATGATGGTCGACCGAGTCGCCGCAGTCTTCGTTCCGGCAGTGCTCGTCGTGGCCGCGCTCACCTTCGCGGTCTGGTGGTGGGCGCCCGGGGCGGAGCTCGGCGAGGCGGTGGTGCGGAGCGTCGCCGTGCTCGTGGTCGCCTGCCCGTGCGCCATGGGACTGGCGACGCCGACCGCAGTGACCGTCGCCACCGGAAGAGGGGCCGGCCTGGGCATCCTCTACCGCGATGCGGCGGCGCTCGAGACCACGCGCGCCATCCGGCATGTCGCCATGGACAAGACCGGGACCGTGACCTTGGGCCGGCCCGAGCTGCTGGAGCTGCGCGCCGTGGACGACGACGAGGACCGCCTGCTCGGGATCGCAGCGTCGGTCGAGGCGTCGAGCGAACATCCTCTGGCACGGGCGGTCGTGACTGCGGCCCGTGAGCGAGGGCTCGACCTCGTCGAAGCCGAAGGGTTCAAGGCTCACGCGGGGCTGGGCGTCGAGGCGACCCTCCCGCCAGGTCGGGCGCTCGTCGGATCGGTGCGGTTCCTGGCGCAGAACGGCGTTTCGGCGGATATGCTCGACGACGCCCGCGCCGCAGCCGAGGCCGACGGACACGGGGTTCTTTTCGTCGCCCTCGACGGAAGGCTTGTCGGCATGGCCTCGGTCGGCGACCAGGTCGCGCCCGGTTCCCAGGAGGCGGTGTCGGAGCTGAGACGGCGAGGCGTGGATGTCACGCTCCTTACCGGCGACCGGGAGGCGACAGCCAGGCGAGTGGCGTTCGAGGTAGGGATCGAGGATGTGGAGGCGGATCTTCTACCCACGGAGAAGGCGGAGAGGGTGAACGAGCTGCGCCGGCGGCACCGGAGCGTCGCCATGGTCGGCGACGGCATCAACGACGCTCCCGCACTGGCTGCGGCCGATCTCGGGATCGCCATGGGCGGAGGAGCCGACATCGCTATCGAAAGCGCCGACATCACCTTGGTCAGGAACGACCTGCGCTCGGTGCCCGGGGCGTTGGCGCTAGGGCGCGCCACGGTGCGCGTCATCCGCGAAAATCTCTTCTGGGCCTTCCTCTACAACGTCGCTCTCATCCCTCTCGCGGCGGGTGCGCTCCACCCGCTCACCCAGCTCCCGGACGCCCTGCGAGCGCTCCATCCGGCATTCGCCGCAGGTGCGATGGCCATGAGTTCCCTATGCGTGGTGGGGAACAGCCTCAGGCTGCGGAGAATCGCGCTGGCTCGGCGATCACCATCGAACGGCTGA
- the pdxH gene encoding pyridoxamine 5'-phosphate oxidase has product MPSNPPPTGERHTVPPPLPLPNDDPMAAFAAWFAHAEASGVPLPEAVALATATWDGRPSARMVLLKGADADGLSFYTNFESRKAAELDANPRAAFCFHWATLERQVRFGGTVERLGPEASAAYFQSRPRGSRLGAWASLQSRPLAARGELEERLIEMEARFRGRKVPLPPFWGGYRLVPLEVEFWLGRDDRLHDRVRFTRPDPADGWQAERLYP; this is encoded by the coding sequence ATGCCGAGCAACCCACCACCGACCGGCGAACGCCACACGGTTCCTCCCCCGCTCCCCCTTCCGAACGACGACCCGATGGCCGCCTTCGCCGCCTGGTTCGCGCACGCCGAGGCGAGCGGCGTTCCCCTCCCGGAGGCCGTGGCTCTGGCGACCGCCACCTGGGACGGCCGCCCCTCCGCGCGCATGGTCCTCCTCAAGGGCGCCGACGCCGACGGCCTCAGCTTCTACACCAATTTCGAGAGCCGCAAGGCTGCCGAGCTCGACGCCAATCCGCGCGCTGCGTTCTGCTTCCACTGGGCCACGCTGGAACGCCAGGTGCGCTTCGGCGGGACGGTGGAGAGGCTGGGCCCGGAGGCGAGCGCCGCCTACTTCCAAAGCCGGCCGCGCGGGAGTCGTCTGGGCGCCTGGGCGTCTCTCCAGAGCCGGCCGCTCGCGGCCCGCGGCGAGCTGGAGGAACGGTTGATCGAGATGGAGGCGCGCTTCCGGGGTCGCAAAGTGCCTCTGCCTCCTTTCTGGGGAGGCTATCGACTGGTCCCGCTGGAGGTCGAGTTCTGGCTCGGTCGCGACGACCGTCTCCACGATCGCGTACGCTTCACCCGTCCGGATCCGGCGGACGGCTGGCAGGCCGAACGCCTCTATCCCTAG
- a CDS encoding PD40 domain-containing protein, translating to MRLSFPRSFPPFPRSRRLSFGSRFVLGVALLAPAILAPSLGAQEEEKLDPDRGLPLEPARWARFTTNEGTWISLDVAPDGKTVAFDLLGDIYTLPIEGGEATQITSGMGYDIQPRFSPDGETLVFVSDRSGDHNVWTVPTAGGEPTQISKGVGSRFVSPEWMPDGDYIIVSRTFNGLEKLWLYHTDGGSGIEMVGGTPFQRMLGAAVDAEGRYIWYAQRNGTWSYNAIFPQYQVWVYDRRSGVRTPMTNRYGSGFRPTLSPDGSLLAYGSREDADTGIRLRELDTGEERWLAYPVQRDDQESTATMDVLPGYSFTPESDAIVLSYGGGIWRVPIDGSDPTSIPFTVDAEIAIGPEVEFEYPIEDTPSFTVKQIRDATPSPDGSLVAFIALDRLHVANADGTGVRRLTSDEFGEFEPVWSPDGSSVGYVTWDDDSGEGHIRSVDADGSQARVLTASAPAYYQQPAWSPDGARVVAIRSDRRNVQEAIDPFIGFGQGAEFVWVPAAGGEATVIGPTAGRSDPHFTEDPDRIYYYGSGRTAPIPGSPSGGFTFGSLLSTRWDGTDLRSHLRVLRKIDIDAGSTPPGYVRSLYSDLVMPERFDLLEEEPRELVPRTTAGLVQMAPTGDLALAQVGDDMYAVTVPDIGPQAPDIDVTKPDSAGMPSWKLNSLGGEFPAWGGDGRTLHWSLGNSFFTYDLDAAADPEYTAVETRITVTAERDIPQGIVVLRGARVITMNDDEIVENADLTVTDNRISSIRSGPGEVPDGARVIDVSGKTIVPGFVDTHAHMWNLWGFHWARPWIYTANLAYGVTTTRDPQTATTDVLSYEDMVRAGRMVGPRVYSTGPGVFSGDAVRSYEHAVEVLRKYSDYYDTKTFKMYMSGNRRQRQWLIMAAQELELMPTTEGGLDYRLNMTHAIDGYPGIEHSMPIVPAYGDVVELFAESGTVNSPTLLVSYGGPWAENYFYTREDIFGDEKLNHFTPRRELDFKARRLQTTGPGPGGWFMEEEYSFDDHAAWLADLVEGGGRTGVGSHGQLQGLGYHWELWALQMGGMSEHDALIAATIMGAEAIGLGRDLGSIEAGKLADLVILDADPLDDIRNTNTVSQVMMNGRLYDGDTLDELWPRQRPAPAEPWRNTAPEVRAGIRGGGS from the coding sequence ATGCGTCTTTCGTTCCCGCGATCGTTCCCGCCGTTCCCGCGATCCCGCCGTCTGTCGTTCGGGAGCCGTTTCGTTTTGGGGGTCGCGCTGCTCGCCCCTGCGATCCTCGCTCCGTCTCTGGGGGCCCAGGAGGAGGAGAAGCTCGATCCCGACCGCGGTCTTCCGCTCGAGCCCGCTCGCTGGGCGCGCTTCACCACCAACGAGGGCACGTGGATCTCGCTCGACGTCGCACCCGACGGCAAGACCGTCGCCTTCGACCTTCTCGGCGACATCTACACCCTCCCCATCGAGGGCGGCGAAGCCACCCAGATCACCTCGGGGATGGGCTACGACATCCAGCCGCGCTTCAGCCCGGACGGCGAAACCCTGGTCTTCGTCTCGGACCGGAGCGGCGACCACAACGTGTGGACGGTGCCGACGGCCGGGGGCGAACCGACGCAGATCAGCAAGGGAGTAGGTTCCCGCTTCGTCTCCCCCGAGTGGATGCCCGACGGAGACTACATCATAGTCTCGCGCACTTTTAACGGGCTGGAGAAGCTCTGGCTGTACCACACCGACGGCGGCAGCGGGATCGAGATGGTGGGTGGAACTCCCTTCCAGAGGATGCTGGGTGCGGCGGTCGACGCCGAGGGACGTTACATCTGGTATGCGCAGAGGAACGGTACCTGGAGCTACAACGCCATCTTTCCGCAGTACCAGGTGTGGGTCTACGACCGTCGGAGCGGCGTGCGTACGCCTATGACCAACCGTTACGGCTCCGGCTTCCGACCCACGCTCTCTCCCGACGGCTCGCTCCTCGCCTACGGTTCGCGCGAGGACGCGGACACCGGCATCCGGCTTCGGGAGCTCGACACCGGGGAAGAACGCTGGCTCGCCTACCCCGTTCAGCGCGACGACCAGGAGTCGACGGCGACCATGGACGTGCTCCCCGGCTACTCCTTCACCCCCGAGTCGGACGCGATCGTCCTCTCATACGGCGGGGGCATCTGGCGGGTCCCGATCGACGGCTCGGACCCCACGTCGATCCCCTTCACCGTCGATGCGGAAATCGCCATCGGTCCCGAGGTCGAGTTCGAGTACCCGATCGAGGACACGCCCTCCTTCACCGTCAAGCAGATCCGCGACGCGACTCCCTCTCCCGACGGGTCGCTCGTAGCTTTCATCGCCCTCGACCGGCTCCATGTGGCCAACGCCGACGGCACGGGCGTCCGCAGACTGACCTCCGACGAGTTCGGCGAGTTCGAACCTGTGTGGTCCCCCGACGGGAGCTCGGTGGGCTACGTCACCTGGGACGACGACTCCGGCGAAGGACACATTCGGAGCGTGGACGCGGACGGAAGTCAGGCGCGCGTACTTACCGCCAGCGCCCCGGCCTACTACCAGCAGCCGGCATGGTCGCCGGACGGCGCTCGCGTCGTCGCCATTCGGTCCGACAGGCGCAACGTCCAAGAGGCCATCGATCCCTTTATCGGCTTCGGACAGGGCGCCGAGTTCGTCTGGGTTCCCGCGGCAGGGGGAGAGGCGACGGTGATCGGCCCCACCGCCGGGCGCAGCGATCCGCACTTCACGGAGGACCCGGATCGCATCTACTACTACGGCTCGGGCCGGACCGCACCCATCCCGGGATCTCCCTCGGGCGGATTCACCTTCGGCTCCCTGCTCTCCACCCGCTGGGACGGAACCGATCTGCGCTCCCATCTGCGCGTGCTCAGGAAGATCGACATCGACGCCGGATCGACTCCGCCGGGCTACGTGCGCTCGCTCTACTCTGATCTGGTGATGCCGGAGCGCTTCGACTTGCTGGAGGAGGAACCGCGGGAGCTCGTGCCTCGAACCACCGCCGGCCTGGTGCAGATGGCGCCGACCGGCGACCTGGCTTTGGCGCAGGTCGGGGACGACATGTACGCCGTGACCGTGCCCGACATCGGCCCGCAGGCGCCTGATATCGACGTGACCAAGCCCGACTCGGCCGGGATGCCTTCGTGGAAGCTCAACTCGCTCGGGGGTGAATTCCCCGCTTGGGGAGGCGACGGGCGCACTCTGCACTGGTCGCTCGGCAACTCCTTCTTCACCTACGATCTGGACGCCGCCGCCGACCCGGAGTACACGGCCGTCGAGACGCGGATCACGGTCACGGCCGAACGCGACATCCCGCAGGGAATCGTCGTTCTTCGCGGCGCGCGCGTCATCACCATGAACGACGACGAGATCGTCGAGAACGCCGATCTGACCGTGACCGACAACCGCATCAGCTCGATCCGGTCCGGTCCGGGCGAGGTACCGGACGGCGCTCGGGTCATCGACGTATCGGGCAAGACCATCGTTCCCGGCTTCGTCGACACTCACGCCCACATGTGGAACCTGTGGGGATTCCACTGGGCGCGCCCGTGGATCTACACCGCCAATCTCGCCTACGGGGTCACCACCACCCGCGACCCCCAGACCGCCACGACGGACGTCCTCTCCTACGAGGACATGGTGCGGGCGGGGCGCATGGTCGGACCGAGGGTCTACTCGACAGGTCCGGGCGTATTCTCCGGCGACGCCGTGCGCAGCTACGAGCACGCCGTGGAGGTCCTGCGCAAGTACTCCGACTACTACGACACCAAGACCTTCAAGATGTACATGTCGGGCAACCGCCGCCAACGTCAGTGGCTGATCATGGCTGCGCAGGAGCTCGAGCTGATGCCCACGACCGAGGGCGGTCTCGACTACCGGCTCAACATGACCCACGCGATCGACGGCTATCCCGGGATCGAGCACTCCATGCCGATCGTCCCGGCCTACGGCGACGTGGTCGAGCTCTTCGCCGAATCCGGAACGGTCAACTCTCCGACCTTGCTGGTCTCCTATGGAGGACCTTGGGCGGAGAACTACTTCTACACCCGGGAAGACATCTTCGGAGACGAGAAGCTCAACCACTTCACGCCGCGGCGCGAGCTCGACTTCAAGGCGCGCCGGCTCCAGACCACCGGCCCGGGTCCGGGCGGCTGGTTCATGGAGGAGGAGTATTCGTTCGACGATCACGCCGCCTGGCTGGCCGATCTGGTGGAGGGCGGCGGCAGGACCGGCGTAGGCAGCCACGGCCAGTTGCAAGGGCTGGGCTACCACTGGGAGCTCTGGGCTCTCCAAATGGGAGGCATGAGCGAACACGACGCTCTCATCGCGGCGACCATCATGGGAGCCGAGGCGATAGGGCTGGGCCGCGATCTCGGTTCGATCGAGGCCGGCAAGCTCGCAGACCTCGTCATCCTCGACGCCGACCCACTTGATGACATTCGCAACACGAACACCGTGAGCCAGGTGATGATGAACGGCAGACTTTACGACGGAGACACTCTCGACGAACTGTGGCCGAGGCAGAGGCCCGCGCCTGCGGAGCCGTGGAGGAACACCGCGCCCGAAGTCAGGGCCGGAATCAGAGGAGGTGGATCATGA
- a CDS encoding PD40 domain-containing protein yields MMRAAIVLTTGLSLAGAELAAQAPGGGRQNPLPLRGTRTVEYTATEGTWISLDVSPDGSRIVFDLLGDLYLLPIEGGEAVPLLRGMAYEAQPRFSPDGESVAFVSDRSGGDNLWTIRLDLTDTTQVTRGNGSLYLSPEWAPDGEHIAVSRSGGLGGSASTFIVHVDRGSPMPLGGGAPKRVGAAFSPDGRYVYYAGAFQDWEYNAVLPLYQLYRFDREKGTTTTITNRYGSAFRPAVSPDGDWLVYGTRHGPDTGLRKRDLETGDEEWLAFPVQRDEQESRAPLDVLPGYSFTPDGSAIVVSYGGKIWRVPMDGGEASEIPFEAPVELPVGPEVKFAYTIDTAEMVTASQIRSPAASPDGGMVAFTAFDRLWVKELPDGDARRLTATDVGEFHPQWSPDGSQVAYVSWDDSEGGHIMSVPTAGGPASQLTVDAALYYNIAWSPDGERIVASRGAARELKEAADAFFGPMGAEFVWIPATGGEATVISPTGTRDVAHFRADDSERIYAYSPLEGLVSFRWDGTDLRRHLRVMGSQGVRGIGDPHTERLVNLPRRIYPWRAESPMGRGVTDPALRPEGGAGNFGADAPGLTGTANGPQGAADPAAAHPEPYPTEAGGPGPAGLALLSPTGERALVQIGRDILVVDIADEAGPEPPNILFIASTGSSPVPARKLSDVGGEFPSWSADGERVHWSLGNVLFTYDLAHVEAEEAEEEETAHELALHRVRVAAVNDTLSEKKSEKDSLEKADEEVPEELEEEIRRLRADSVQAGADELIARADSIREAAAEIEAKAEAVRDGDDEALADTTESYEAVERKIEVDLPRDIPRGTVALVGGRVITMKKTPPPPEDPEEGEEDDETAEGEGEEGAEGAEGGEEAAAEEDEADEQEEQEPEDPVVEVGVIEDGVVVVTDNRIVAVGPRDSVEIPDSARTIDVSGKTLVPGFIDTHYHAQWLVPEVHPEEVWQYLATLAYGVTTTRDPQTGSTDILSYTDRVLTGGMTGPRIFSTGPGVFIQENISDADHAKRVLRRYAEYWDTKTLKMYMSGNRQQRQWIIQAARELEIMPTTEGGLDYKIDITHAIDGYPGIEHNLPITPIFNDVVELFKTSQTTNSPTLLVSYGGPFGENYFYATEEVHDDPKLNVFVPSANLDARARRRGPGGGGSPGGAGWFLPEEYVFPEQGEFVKKMLEADARVGVGSHGQIQGVGFHWELWAMAAGGGANHDMLRAATILGAEAIGLGGEIGSIEKDKYADIVILNSNPLDDLRNTVDIAYVMKNGRLYDGMTLDEIHPRERELVRERPAESGPANTAAGIRR; encoded by the coding sequence ATGATGCGCGCCGCGATCGTTCTCACGACCGGCCTCTCGTTGGCAGGGGCCGAGCTCGCGGCTCAGGCGCCCGGCGGCGGTCGACAGAATCCGCTGCCCCTGCGCGGCACACGCACCGTCGAGTACACCGCCACCGAGGGCACTTGGATATCCCTTGACGTGAGCCCCGACGGCAGCCGGATCGTCTTCGACCTCCTGGGCGATCTCTACCTGCTCCCCATCGAGGGAGGAGAAGCGGTTCCGCTCCTGCGGGGGATGGCTTACGAGGCGCAGCCCCGCTTCAGCCCGGACGGCGAGTCGGTGGCCTTCGTCTCCGACCGCAGCGGCGGCGACAACCTTTGGACCATAAGGCTCGACCTCACCGACACCACCCAAGTCACCAGGGGCAACGGCAGCCTCTATCTCTCGCCCGAGTGGGCACCTGACGGCGAGCATATCGCCGTCTCCCGGTCCGGCGGATTGGGCGGCTCCGCGAGCACCTTCATCGTACACGTGGATCGGGGCTCGCCCATGCCTCTGGGCGGCGGCGCCCCCAAGCGGGTGGGCGCGGCCTTCAGCCCCGACGGCCGCTACGTCTACTACGCCGGCGCTTTCCAGGACTGGGAGTACAACGCTGTCCTGCCTCTCTATCAGCTCTACCGCTTCGACAGGGAGAAGGGCACGACCACCACCATCACCAACCGCTACGGATCGGCCTTCAGACCGGCCGTCTCTCCCGACGGCGACTGGCTCGTCTACGGTACCCGTCACGGACCCGACACCGGGCTGCGGAAGCGCGATCTCGAGACCGGCGACGAGGAGTGGCTGGCTTTCCCGGTTCAGCGCGACGAGCAGGAATCTCGGGCGCCGCTCGACGTTCTCCCCGGCTACTCGTTCACACCGGACGGCTCGGCGATCGTCGTCTCTTACGGCGGCAAGATCTGGCGCGTGCCCATGGACGGCGGCGAGGCTTCGGAGATCCCGTTCGAGGCGCCGGTCGAGCTTCCCGTGGGCCCGGAGGTGAAATTCGCCTACACGATCGACACAGCCGAGATGGTGACTGCGAGCCAGATCAGGTCGCCGGCAGCCTCTCCCGACGGCGGGATGGTGGCCTTCACCGCCTTCGACCGGCTCTGGGTGAAGGAGCTTCCCGACGGCGACGCTCGACGGCTCACCGCCACCGACGTGGGCGAATTCCACCCGCAGTGGTCGCCGGACGGCTCCCAAGTCGCCTACGTCTCGTGGGACGACAGCGAGGGCGGCCACATCATGAGCGTCCCCACGGCCGGCGGACCGGCGTCGCAGCTCACCGTCGATGCGGCCCTCTACTACAACATCGCCTGGTCGCCCGACGGAGAGCGCATCGTCGCCTCACGGGGGGCGGCGCGCGAGCTCAAGGAGGCTGCGGACGCATTCTTCGGTCCGATGGGGGCCGAGTTCGTCTGGATCCCGGCCACCGGCGGCGAGGCCACAGTGATTTCGCCGACCGGCACTCGCGACGTGGCGCACTTCCGCGCCGACGACTCGGAACGCATCTACGCCTACTCGCCGCTGGAGGGGCTGGTCTCGTTCCGCTGGGACGGCACCGACCTCCGACGACACCTGCGCGTGATGGGATCGCAGGGCGTACGCGGCATCGGAGATCCGCACACGGAGCGGCTCGTCAACCTGCCGCGGCGGATTTACCCCTGGCGCGCGGAGTCTCCCATGGGCAGGGGCGTGACCGATCCGGCGCTCCGTCCCGAAGGCGGGGCCGGCAACTTCGGGGCGGACGCTCCCGGACTCACCGGCACGGCCAACGGCCCCCAGGGCGCGGCCGATCCCGCAGCCGCTCACCCCGAGCCGTACCCGACCGAGGCCGGAGGTCCCGGTCCGGCAGGGCTCGCCCTGCTCTCGCCGACCGGGGAGCGCGCGCTGGTTCAGATCGGGCGTGACATTCTGGTCGTGGACATCGCCGACGAGGCCGGGCCCGAGCCTCCTAACATTCTCTTCATCGCGAGCACGGGATCCTCACCGGTTCCGGCGCGCAAGCTGAGCGACGTAGGCGGCGAGTTCCCGTCCTGGTCGGCGGACGGAGAACGCGTCCACTGGTCGCTCGGCAACGTTCTCTTCACCTACGATCTGGCTCACGTCGAGGCCGAGGAGGCCGAGGAGGAGGAGACGGCTCACGAGCTGGCGCTCCACCGGGTGCGAGTGGCCGCAGTCAACGACACTCTCTCCGAAAAGAAGTCCGAGAAGGACAGTCTGGAGAAGGCCGACGAGGAGGTTCCGGAGGAGCTCGAGGAGGAGATCCGCAGGCTGCGCGCCGACTCGGTTCAGGCCGGAGCCGACGAGCTTATCGCCAGAGCCGACTCCATCCGAGAGGCCGCCGCGGAAATCGAAGCCAAGGCCGAAGCGGTCCGGGACGGCGACGACGAGGCTCTCGCCGACACCACCGAGTCCTACGAGGCAGTGGAGCGGAAGATCGAGGTGGATCTGCCGCGAGACATCCCTCGCGGAACTGTCGCTCTTGTGGGCGGTCGCGTGATAACGATGAAGAAGACGCCGCCGCCGCCCGAGGACCCGGAAGAGGGCGAGGAGGATGACGAGACCGCCGAGGGCGAAGGGGAGGAAGGAGCCGAAGGGGCCGAGGGAGGCGAGGAAGCCGCCGCCGAGGAGGACGAGGCGGACGAACAGGAAGAACAGGAGCCCGAGGACCCGGTGGTCGAGGTCGGCGTTATCGAAGACGGAGTGGTCGTCGTCACCGACAACCGCATCGTCGCCGTCGGCCCGAGGGACTCGGTCGAGATCCCCGACAGCGCCCGCACGATCGACGTGAGCGGGAAGACGCTCGTGCCCGGTTTCATCGACACCCACTACCACGCGCAGTGGCTGGTTCCCGAGGTCCACCCGGAGGAGGTCTGGCAGTACCTCGCCACGCTCGCCTATGGAGTCACCACCACCCGCGATCCCCAGACGGGATCGACCGACATCCTCAGCTACACCGACCGCGTGCTCACCGGAGGGATGACCGGTCCGCGCATCTTCTCCACCGGACCCGGCGTCTTCATCCAGGAGAACATCTCCGACGCGGACCACGCCAAGCGAGTGCTGCGCCGGTACGCCGAGTACTGGGACACCAAGACGCTGAAGATGTACATGAGCGGCAACCGACAGCAGCGTCAGTGGATCATCCAGGCGGCGCGCGAGCTCGAGATCATGCCCACCACCGAGGGCGGACTCGACTACAAGATCGACATAACCCACGCCATCGACGGCTATCCCGGGATCGAGCACAACCTGCCCATCACGCCCATCTTCAACGACGTGGTGGAGCTCTTCAAGACCTCGCAGACCACGAACTCACCCACCCTCCTGGTGTCCTACGGCGGCCCGTTCGGAGAGAACTACTTCTACGCCACGGAGGAGGTGCACGACGATCCCAAGCTCAACGTCTTCGTCCCGTCGGCGAACCTGGACGCCAGGGCGCGCAGGCGCGGTCCGGGGGGCGGCGGCAGCCCCGGCGGCGCGGGCTGGTTCCTGCCAGAGGAATACGTCTTTCCTGAGCAGGGCGAGTTCGTGAAAAAGATGCTCGAGGCCGACGCGCGAGTGGGGGTCGGCAGCCACGGTCAGATCCAGGGTGTCGGTTTCCACTGGGAGCTCTGGGCGATGGCGGCCGGCGGCGGCGCCAATCACGACATGCTCAGGGCGGCCACGATACTGGGCGCGGAGGCGATAGGGCTGGGCGGCGAGATCGGATCGATCGAGAAGGACAAGTACGCCGACATCGTCATCCTCAACTCCAACCCGCTCGACGACCTGCGCAATACGGTGGACATCGCCTATGTCATGAAGAACGGACGGCTCTACGACGGCATGACGCTGGACGAGATCCATCCCCGCGAACGCGAGCTGGTACGCGAAAGACCCGCCGAGTCGGGTCCGGCCAACACGGCGGCGGGTATCAGGAGGTAG
- a CDS encoding YbaN family protein, translating into METRAGRLPRPVRKALYLALGFVSVIMGVIGIAIPVWPTTCFLLLAGWCFARSSRRAERWLFGNPIFGRYLTAYKLRGTISSRVRGASLVGLWGSIAASTYFVFDQLWLVALLVIVAGAVSAHLLSLRTE; encoded by the coding sequence ATGGAAACCCGCGCGGGCCGGCTGCCCAGGCCGGTCCGCAAGGCCCTCTACCTCGCTCTGGGGTTCGTCAGCGTGATCATGGGCGTCATCGGCATCGCAATCCCGGTCTGGCCCACCACCTGCTTCCTGCTCCTTGCCGGGTGGTGCTTCGCGCGCTCGTCTCGGAGGGCCGAGCGCTGGCTCTTCGGGAACCCCATCTTTGGGCGCTACCTGACGGCGTACAAGCTCCGGGGCACGATCTCGTCACGTGTGCGCGGGGCCTCCCTCGTCGGGCTCTGGGGGTCGATCGCCGCCTCTACGTACTTCGTCTTCGACCAGCTCTGGCTCGTCGCCCTGCTCGTGATCGTGGCGGGTGCCGTCTCGGCGCACCTGCTTTCCCTGCGGACCGAATAG